From a single Miscanthus floridulus cultivar M001 chromosome 8, ASM1932011v1, whole genome shotgun sequence genomic region:
- the LOC136478266 gene encoding serine/threonine-protein kinase VPS15-like isoform X1, whose amino-acid sequence MGNKIARTTQASATEYYLHDLPSTYNLVLLDVVSRGRFLKSVRCKHDEGLLLVKVYFKRAGEPIDLKEHERRLERIRNAFKGIEGSHVWPFQVWLQTDKAAYLLRQYFFNNLHDRLSTRPFLSQIAKKWLAFQLIHAVEQSHSKGICHGDIKCENVLVTSWSWLYLADFASFKPTYIPDDDPSDFSFYFDTGGRRRCYLAPERFYEHGGESQVAADAPLQPSMDIFSLGCVLAELFLEGQPLFELSQLLAYRRGQYDPIHTLEKIQDTGIRDMILHMIQLDPKKRLPCRSYLQKYESVVFPFYFSKFLHKFFSDIVPLDSDARVEKTQENFEKIHEIMMGSSTIEQIERSTSCEHSEPSGRKGMGGEILNSPGDSRNSTSVVKKNTPVGHQHIVGDINFLLKEVESRSNNTSTKVTKDIDHFVAPSIPCASGNQSSQLVNPAGRQIGTGLMGRNNVVSHVKISKSHLPSLVAAYDDQSDTYSFDIFQQMDSKVSCEGMVLLASLLCSCIRSVKKPELRRASLILLKFSSTYIDDDSRLQLVVPYVIAMLSDPSAIVRCAALETLCDVLCLVQDFPISDAVIFPEYILPMLSLLPDDTEESVRVCYASNIHKLALTAYRFLLRSRSIADIRPLDESVVAPRSQSADLPVKKQDDFFRQLAELRKSIYEIVQDLVMGQKQTPNTRRALLQDIGYLCYFFGHRQSNDFLLPILPAFLNDHDEQLRAVFFGQIVYVCYFIGARSVEEYLLPYLEQALSDGMEAVLVNALHCLTMMCRSGYLRKRVIVGLLVKVLPLLRYPINWVKQSAVRFVAACSESLGSVDTYVYLSPHLRQFLHREPPSLASETALLSCLKSPLPKSIFYQALEDAQDIGDILLKSSGKKDQIVHGGRYPGTAQSGSSANLEDIGRLKGPNISSNMSLDVKDSVSFDKSLYSGFALQASAANSSFYDGLSKGIPSYSFCTDKRGLGETHMLPDSSVYKASIRLPWLEPNRPGVQTRDDHFSSKRRELSINDSMKSSSSLQGDSTPNSDTGGLPFSRSAVNLETGWKPRGILVAHLQEHRSSVNDIAVSNDNTFFVTASDDSSIKIWDTRKLEKDIAFRSRLTYSMGNSRALCTTMVHGTSQVIVGASDGTLHLFSVDCARSIGSVVERYAGIVDVKRNDIKEGAILSVVNCSSDSFSPTVLFSTEHCGIHKWDTRTNSESWSFKSSPEEGYISALVVGQCGNWFISGSSRGVLTLWDNRFLLPVNSWNYSTVSPIEKLCLLIPPPSSISSAGRPLVFVAAGCNEVSLWNAENGSCHQMFRTASTDNEAVMSKAPSRPVNKPIIKDIRRAGNYKYRIDELNDPPVRHPGIRSLLPLPGGDLLTGGTDLKIRYWDQARPEQSFCIAGPSAKEVRSAKGDILEKAVGNDECYDIRSSFGVQVVQEMYKQSTTVSGLTPKTQLAVAAADSAGCHRDAILALASFNLSSQRLISASRDGAVKVWK is encoded by the exons CTCGTGCTCCTCGACGTCGTCAGCCGCGGCCGCTTCCTCAAGTCCGTCCGCTGCAAGCACGACGAGGGGCTGCTCCTCGTCAAGGTCTACTTCAAGCGCGCCGGCGAGCCAATCGACCTTAAG GAGCACGAGCGGAGGCTGGAACGGATTAGGAACGCGTTCAAGGGGATCGAGGGGTCTCACGTATGGCCCTTCCAG GTTTGGCTGCAAACAGATAAGGCAGCATATCTCCTGAGACAGTACTTCTTCAACAACCTGCACGATCGACTGAGTACACGCCCTTTCCTCAGTCAGATTGCAAAGAAATGGCTTGCCTTTCAG TTAATTCATGCAGTGGAGCAGAGCCATAGTAAGGGAATTTGCCATG GTGACATAAAATGTGAGAATGTGCTCGTTACTTCTTGGAGTTGGCTATATCTTGCGGACTTTGCATCATTCAAGCCAACGTATATCCCGGATGACGATCCGTCCGATTTCTCATTCTATTTCGACACTGGAGGAAGACGAAGATGCTATCTAGCACCTGAA AGATTCTACGAACATGGTGGTGAGTCCCAAGTTGCAGCAGACGCACCTTTGCAACCATCTATGGATATATTTTCTCTTGG GTGCGTTCTTGCTGAACTTTTCCTTGAAGGCCAGCCACTTTTTGAGCTTTCACAACTTCTGGCTTATCGGCGTGGTCAGTATGACCCCATACATACCCTAGAAAAG ATACAAGATACTGGTATCCGTGACATGATACTTCACATGATCCAGTTGGACCCCAAAAAAAGGCTACCATGTCGAAGCTATCTGCAGAAATATGAATCTGTTGTGTTCCCATTTTATTTTTCAAAGTTTCTGCACAAGTTCTTCTCGGATATTGTTCCACTTGACTCCGATGCCAGG GTTGAAAAGACTCAAGAAAATTTTGAGAAGATACATGAAATAATGATGGGCAGCtcaacaattgaacaaattgaaaGATCTACATCGTGTGAGCATAGTGAACCATCTGGGAGAAAAGGCATGGGAGGGGAAATTTTAAACTCACCAGGAGATTCTAGAAACAGCACATCCGTAGTTAAGAAAAATACTCCTGTAGGCCATCAACATATTGTTGGAGATATCAATTTTCTCCTCAAAGAAGTGGAGAGCAGGAGTAACAATACAAGCACAAAGGTGACAAAAGACATTGACCATTTTGTTGCACCAAGCATTCCCTGTGCAAGTGGTAATCAGTCCTCGCAGCTAGTTAATCCAGCAGGAAGGCAAATTGGAACTGGTTTGATGGGTCGGAACAATGTTGTATCTCATGTGAAGATCTCAAAGAGTCATTTACCCTCCTTGGTGGCTGCTTATGATGACCAATCAGATACCTATAGTTTTGACATTTTTCAGCAGATGGACTCCAAGGTGAGCTGTGAAGGCATGGTCTTGCTTGCCTCATTACTCTGCTCATGCATACGCAGTGTGAAAAAACCTGAGCTAAGAAGAGCCAGTCTCATTCTTCTGAAGTTCTCGTCCACATACATAGATGATGATAGTCGCTTACAGCTAGTGGTTCCCTATGTGATTGCGATGCTTTCAGATCCGTCCGCCATTGTCCGCTGTGCTGCTTTGGAAACCTTATGTGATGTTCTTTGTCTTGTGCAAGATTTTCCTATCAGTGATGCTGTCATATTCCCTGAGTACATCCTCCCAATGCTCTCTTTGCTCCCTGATGATACAGAAGAGAGTGTTAGGGTTTGCTATGCTAGCAACATTCATAAGCTGGCTTTAACAGCCTATAGGTTCCTACTTCGTTCTCGTAGCATAGCGGATATTCGACCTCTGGATGAATCAGTGGTAGCTCCCAGATCACAGTCTGCAGATTTACCAGTGAAGAAGCAAGATGATTTTTTTCGCCAGCTTGCAGAACTGAGGAAATCTATTTATGAGATAGTGCAAGATTTGGTGATGGGACAAAAGCAGACACCTAATACCCGTAGAGCTCTTCTGCAGGATATAGGTTATTTGTGTTACTTCTTTGGGCACAGACAAAGTAACGATTTCCTTCTTCCTATACTTCCAGCATTTCTAAATGATCATGATGAGCAGCTCCGCGCAGTTTTCTTTGGCCAGATTGTCTATGTTTGCTATTTTATTGGAGCAAGGAGTGTTGAGGAATATCTTTTGCCATATCTTGAACAGGCACTAAGTGACGGTATGGAGGCTGTCCTTGTAAATGCACTTCATTGCTTGACCATGATGTGCAGAAGTGGTTATTTGAGAAAAAGAGTAATTGTTGGTCTATTGGTAAAGGTTCTCCCCCTGCTCCGGTATCCAATCAATTGGGTTAAGCAGTCTGCTGTAAGATTTGTTGCTGCCTGCAGCGAGAGCTTAGGATCTGTAGATACTTATGTGTACCTTTCTCCTCATCTAAGGCAGTTCCTACACAGGGAGCCACCTTCATTGGCCTCTGAAACTGCTCTTCTTTCATGTCTTAAGTCTCCGCTACCAAAATCAATCTTCTACCAAGCTTTAGAGGATGCTCAGGACATTGGAGACATTTTACTGAAGAGCAGTGGCAAGAAAGATCAGATAGTACATGGTGGAAGATACCCTGGTACAGCACAAAGTGGATCCTCGGCCAACCTTGAAGATATTGGGCGACTGAAAGGCCCTAACATTTCCAGCAACATGTCTTTGGATGTCAAAGACTCCGTTTCTTTTGACAAATCACTATATTCTGGTTTTGCTCTACAAGCATCTGCTGCAAATAGCTCCTTTTATGATGGCTTATCTAAAGGAATACCATCATATTCTTTTTGTACTGATAAGCGGGGTTTAGGAGAAACACACATGCTCCCTGATTCATCAGTGTATAAAGCTTCAATAAGGCTACCTTGGTTGGAACCCAACCGTCCTGGCGTGCAGACTAGAGATGATCATTTCAGTAGCAAGCGGCGAGAGTTGAGCATCAATGACTCTATGAAGAGCAGTTCCTCTTTGCAAGGGGATAGCACTCCAAACTCTGACACTGGAGGATTGCCGTTCTCCAGATCAGCAGTGAACCTGGAGACTGGATGGAAGCCTCGTGGAATTCTAGTGGCACATCTCCAGGAGCATCGCTCGTCTGTCAATGACATTGCCGTGTCGAATGACAATACCTTTTTTGTGACTGCTTCAGACGACTCAAGCATCAAAATATGGGATACAAGAAAGTTGGAAAAGGACATTGCCTTCAGATCTAGGTTAACATACAGCATGGGTAATAGCCGAGCTCTATGTACGACAATGGTTCATGGTACTTCACAGGTTATTGTTGGTGCTAGCGATGGAACATTACACTTGTTTTCTGTGGATTGCGCACGTAGTATTGGGAGTGTTGTGGAAAGGTATGCTGGAATTGTCGATGTAAAAAGGAATGATATTAAAGAAGGCGCGATTCTCAGTGTTGTAAATTGTTCATCAGACAGCTTTAGCCCAACTGTTCTTTTCAGCACTGAACATTGTGGCATCCATAAATGGGATACAAGAACGAACTCAGAATCTTGGTCATTTAAATCCTCTCCGGAGGAGGGCTATATATCGGCACTTGTTGTGGGCCAGTGTGGAAATTGGTTCATCTCAGGTTCTTCAAGAGGCGTCCTTACATTGTGGGACAATAGGTTTTTACTGCCTGTTAACTCGTGGAACTATTCAACAGTAAGCCCTATAGAGAAATTGTGCTTGCTTATACCTCCACCAAGTTCAATATCTTCTGCTGGAAGGCCATTAGTTTTTGTCGCCGCTGGATGCAACGAAGTTTCTCTGTGGAATGCTGAGAATGGAAGTTGCCACCAG ATGTTTAGAACAGCGAGCACTGACAATGAAGCTGTGATGTCAAAGGCGCCATCAAGGCCTGTTAACAAGCCAATCATCAAAGATATAAGGAGAGCAGGCAATTATAAGTACAGAATTGATGAATTGAATGACCCACCTGTACGCCATCCAGGCATACGCTCTTTGCTGCCCTTACCAGGTGGTGATCTATTAACTGGAGGAACAGATTTGAAGATTCGTTACTGGGATCAAGCCAG GCCTGAGCAAAGCTTCTGTATTGCTGGTCCCTCGGCGAAAGAAGTCCGTTCAGCAAAAGGAGATATTTTGGAGAAAGCAGTTGGAAAC
- the LOC136478266 gene encoding serine/threonine-protein kinase VPS15-like isoform X2 gives MACLSEMVADSDHLVVQLIHAVEQSHSKGICHGDIKCENVLVTSWSWLYLADFASFKPTYIPDDDPSDFSFYFDTGGRRRCYLAPERFYEHGGESQVAADAPLQPSMDIFSLGCVLAELFLEGQPLFELSQLLAYRRGQYDPIHTLEKIQDTGIRDMILHMIQLDPKKRLPCRSYLQKYESVVFPFYFSKFLHKFFSDIVPLDSDARVEKTQENFEKIHEIMMGSSTIEQIERSTSCEHSEPSGRKGMGGEILNSPGDSRNSTSVVKKNTPVGHQHIVGDINFLLKEVESRSNNTSTKVTKDIDHFVAPSIPCASGNQSSQLVNPAGRQIGTGLMGRNNVVSHVKISKSHLPSLVAAYDDQSDTYSFDIFQQMDSKVSCEGMVLLASLLCSCIRSVKKPELRRASLILLKFSSTYIDDDSRLQLVVPYVIAMLSDPSAIVRCAALETLCDVLCLVQDFPISDAVIFPEYILPMLSLLPDDTEESVRVCYASNIHKLALTAYRFLLRSRSIADIRPLDESVVAPRSQSADLPVKKQDDFFRQLAELRKSIYEIVQDLVMGQKQTPNTRRALLQDIGYLCYFFGHRQSNDFLLPILPAFLNDHDEQLRAVFFGQIVYVCYFIGARSVEEYLLPYLEQALSDGMEAVLVNALHCLTMMCRSGYLRKRVIVGLLVKVLPLLRYPINWVKQSAVRFVAACSESLGSVDTYVYLSPHLRQFLHREPPSLASETALLSCLKSPLPKSIFYQALEDAQDIGDILLKSSGKKDQIVHGGRYPGTAQSGSSANLEDIGRLKGPNISSNMSLDVKDSVSFDKSLYSGFALQASAANSSFYDGLSKGIPSYSFCTDKRGLGETHMLPDSSVYKASIRLPWLEPNRPGVQTRDDHFSSKRRELSINDSMKSSSSLQGDSTPNSDTGGLPFSRSAVNLETGWKPRGILVAHLQEHRSSVNDIAVSNDNTFFVTASDDSSIKIWDTRKLEKDIAFRSRLTYSMGNSRALCTTMVHGTSQVIVGASDGTLHLFSVDCARSIGSVVERYAGIVDVKRNDIKEGAILSVVNCSSDSFSPTVLFSTEHCGIHKWDTRTNSESWSFKSSPEEGYISALVVGQCGNWFISGSSRGVLTLWDNRFLLPVNSWNYSTVSPIEKLCLLIPPPSSISSAGRPLVFVAAGCNEVSLWNAENGSCHQMFRTASTDNEAVMSKAPSRPVNKPIIKDIRRAGNYKYRIDELNDPPVRHPGIRSLLPLPGGDLLTGGTDLKIRYWDQARPEQSFCIAGPSAKEVRSAKGDILEKAVGNDECYDIRSSFGVQVVQEMYKQSTTVSGLTPKTQLAVAAADSAGCHRDAILALASFNLSSQRLISASRDGAVKVWK, from the exons ATGGCTTGCCTTTCAG AGATGGTTGCCGACTCAGATCATTTGGTTGTGCAGTTAATTCATGCAGTGGAGCAGAGCCATAGTAAGGGAATTTGCCATG GTGACATAAAATGTGAGAATGTGCTCGTTACTTCTTGGAGTTGGCTATATCTTGCGGACTTTGCATCATTCAAGCCAACGTATATCCCGGATGACGATCCGTCCGATTTCTCATTCTATTTCGACACTGGAGGAAGACGAAGATGCTATCTAGCACCTGAA AGATTCTACGAACATGGTGGTGAGTCCCAAGTTGCAGCAGACGCACCTTTGCAACCATCTATGGATATATTTTCTCTTGG GTGCGTTCTTGCTGAACTTTTCCTTGAAGGCCAGCCACTTTTTGAGCTTTCACAACTTCTGGCTTATCGGCGTGGTCAGTATGACCCCATACATACCCTAGAAAAG ATACAAGATACTGGTATCCGTGACATGATACTTCACATGATCCAGTTGGACCCCAAAAAAAGGCTACCATGTCGAAGCTATCTGCAGAAATATGAATCTGTTGTGTTCCCATTTTATTTTTCAAAGTTTCTGCACAAGTTCTTCTCGGATATTGTTCCACTTGACTCCGATGCCAGG GTTGAAAAGACTCAAGAAAATTTTGAGAAGATACATGAAATAATGATGGGCAGCtcaacaattgaacaaattgaaaGATCTACATCGTGTGAGCATAGTGAACCATCTGGGAGAAAAGGCATGGGAGGGGAAATTTTAAACTCACCAGGAGATTCTAGAAACAGCACATCCGTAGTTAAGAAAAATACTCCTGTAGGCCATCAACATATTGTTGGAGATATCAATTTTCTCCTCAAAGAAGTGGAGAGCAGGAGTAACAATACAAGCACAAAGGTGACAAAAGACATTGACCATTTTGTTGCACCAAGCATTCCCTGTGCAAGTGGTAATCAGTCCTCGCAGCTAGTTAATCCAGCAGGAAGGCAAATTGGAACTGGTTTGATGGGTCGGAACAATGTTGTATCTCATGTGAAGATCTCAAAGAGTCATTTACCCTCCTTGGTGGCTGCTTATGATGACCAATCAGATACCTATAGTTTTGACATTTTTCAGCAGATGGACTCCAAGGTGAGCTGTGAAGGCATGGTCTTGCTTGCCTCATTACTCTGCTCATGCATACGCAGTGTGAAAAAACCTGAGCTAAGAAGAGCCAGTCTCATTCTTCTGAAGTTCTCGTCCACATACATAGATGATGATAGTCGCTTACAGCTAGTGGTTCCCTATGTGATTGCGATGCTTTCAGATCCGTCCGCCATTGTCCGCTGTGCTGCTTTGGAAACCTTATGTGATGTTCTTTGTCTTGTGCAAGATTTTCCTATCAGTGATGCTGTCATATTCCCTGAGTACATCCTCCCAATGCTCTCTTTGCTCCCTGATGATACAGAAGAGAGTGTTAGGGTTTGCTATGCTAGCAACATTCATAAGCTGGCTTTAACAGCCTATAGGTTCCTACTTCGTTCTCGTAGCATAGCGGATATTCGACCTCTGGATGAATCAGTGGTAGCTCCCAGATCACAGTCTGCAGATTTACCAGTGAAGAAGCAAGATGATTTTTTTCGCCAGCTTGCAGAACTGAGGAAATCTATTTATGAGATAGTGCAAGATTTGGTGATGGGACAAAAGCAGACACCTAATACCCGTAGAGCTCTTCTGCAGGATATAGGTTATTTGTGTTACTTCTTTGGGCACAGACAAAGTAACGATTTCCTTCTTCCTATACTTCCAGCATTTCTAAATGATCATGATGAGCAGCTCCGCGCAGTTTTCTTTGGCCAGATTGTCTATGTTTGCTATTTTATTGGAGCAAGGAGTGTTGAGGAATATCTTTTGCCATATCTTGAACAGGCACTAAGTGACGGTATGGAGGCTGTCCTTGTAAATGCACTTCATTGCTTGACCATGATGTGCAGAAGTGGTTATTTGAGAAAAAGAGTAATTGTTGGTCTATTGGTAAAGGTTCTCCCCCTGCTCCGGTATCCAATCAATTGGGTTAAGCAGTCTGCTGTAAGATTTGTTGCTGCCTGCAGCGAGAGCTTAGGATCTGTAGATACTTATGTGTACCTTTCTCCTCATCTAAGGCAGTTCCTACACAGGGAGCCACCTTCATTGGCCTCTGAAACTGCTCTTCTTTCATGTCTTAAGTCTCCGCTACCAAAATCAATCTTCTACCAAGCTTTAGAGGATGCTCAGGACATTGGAGACATTTTACTGAAGAGCAGTGGCAAGAAAGATCAGATAGTACATGGTGGAAGATACCCTGGTACAGCACAAAGTGGATCCTCGGCCAACCTTGAAGATATTGGGCGACTGAAAGGCCCTAACATTTCCAGCAACATGTCTTTGGATGTCAAAGACTCCGTTTCTTTTGACAAATCACTATATTCTGGTTTTGCTCTACAAGCATCTGCTGCAAATAGCTCCTTTTATGATGGCTTATCTAAAGGAATACCATCATATTCTTTTTGTACTGATAAGCGGGGTTTAGGAGAAACACACATGCTCCCTGATTCATCAGTGTATAAAGCTTCAATAAGGCTACCTTGGTTGGAACCCAACCGTCCTGGCGTGCAGACTAGAGATGATCATTTCAGTAGCAAGCGGCGAGAGTTGAGCATCAATGACTCTATGAAGAGCAGTTCCTCTTTGCAAGGGGATAGCACTCCAAACTCTGACACTGGAGGATTGCCGTTCTCCAGATCAGCAGTGAACCTGGAGACTGGATGGAAGCCTCGTGGAATTCTAGTGGCACATCTCCAGGAGCATCGCTCGTCTGTCAATGACATTGCCGTGTCGAATGACAATACCTTTTTTGTGACTGCTTCAGACGACTCAAGCATCAAAATATGGGATACAAGAAAGTTGGAAAAGGACATTGCCTTCAGATCTAGGTTAACATACAGCATGGGTAATAGCCGAGCTCTATGTACGACAATGGTTCATGGTACTTCACAGGTTATTGTTGGTGCTAGCGATGGAACATTACACTTGTTTTCTGTGGATTGCGCACGTAGTATTGGGAGTGTTGTGGAAAGGTATGCTGGAATTGTCGATGTAAAAAGGAATGATATTAAAGAAGGCGCGATTCTCAGTGTTGTAAATTGTTCATCAGACAGCTTTAGCCCAACTGTTCTTTTCAGCACTGAACATTGTGGCATCCATAAATGGGATACAAGAACGAACTCAGAATCTTGGTCATTTAAATCCTCTCCGGAGGAGGGCTATATATCGGCACTTGTTGTGGGCCAGTGTGGAAATTGGTTCATCTCAGGTTCTTCAAGAGGCGTCCTTACATTGTGGGACAATAGGTTTTTACTGCCTGTTAACTCGTGGAACTATTCAACAGTAAGCCCTATAGAGAAATTGTGCTTGCTTATACCTCCACCAAGTTCAATATCTTCTGCTGGAAGGCCATTAGTTTTTGTCGCCGCTGGATGCAACGAAGTTTCTCTGTGGAATGCTGAGAATGGAAGTTGCCACCAG ATGTTTAGAACAGCGAGCACTGACAATGAAGCTGTGATGTCAAAGGCGCCATCAAGGCCTGTTAACAAGCCAATCATCAAAGATATAAGGAGAGCAGGCAATTATAAGTACAGAATTGATGAATTGAATGACCCACCTGTACGCCATCCAGGCATACGCTCTTTGCTGCCCTTACCAGGTGGTGATCTATTAACTGGAGGAACAGATTTGAAGATTCGTTACTGGGATCAAGCCAG GCCTGAGCAAAGCTTCTGTATTGCTGGTCCCTCGGCGAAAGAAGTCCGTTCAGCAAAAGGAGATATTTTGGAGAAAGCAGTTGGAAAC